A genome region from Colwellia sp. Arc7-D includes the following:
- the tusC gene encoding sulfurtransferase complex subunit TusC yields the protein MIENKPRDKTIAIINTQAPFSTAVGKEALDAALIFGSYEQATSLFFLGDGVFQVIGDQNASAIEIKDYLKTFSALEFYDIENIYVCKTSLQERNLSENFHMNNIQVLSNKDFSQRLHQHNVIYRF from the coding sequence ATGATTGAAAATAAACCTCGTGATAAAACAATCGCTATCATCAATACACAAGCGCCCTTTTCAACAGCTGTAGGAAAAGAAGCGTTAGATGCGGCATTAATTTTTGGCTCTTATGAACAAGCTACATCGTTATTCTTTTTAGGTGATGGTGTATTTCAGGTGATCGGGGATCAAAACGCTTCAGCCATAGAAATTAAAGATTATTTGAAAACGTTTTCAGCATTAGAGTTTTATGACATTGAAAATATATATGTTTGTAAAACATCATTACAAGAAAGAAATTTATCTGAAAATTTTCATATGAATAATATACAGGTATTGTCCAATAAAGATTTTAGTCAACGCTTACATCAACACAACGTGATTTACAGGTTTTAA
- the tusB gene encoding sulfurtransferase complex subunit TusB: MATLHIIRSSGYSSNALVQCLSMLLPQDNILLMDDGCYNLSHASLLKALKDDPELTAYVVSEHASARAQNSSHSDFIPTTLTEVVTLLFKHDNSITWS; encoded by the coding sequence ATGGCAACGCTACATATTATTAGAAGTTCAGGCTATAGCAGTAATGCACTAGTACAGTGCCTTAGCATGTTGTTACCACAAGACAATATATTATTAATGGATGACGGCTGTTATAACTTAAGCCATGCTTCATTACTCAAAGCGCTGAAAGATGACCCTGAGTTAACTGCCTACGTTGTAAGCGAACACGCAAGTGCACGTGCTCAGAACAGTAGTCATAGCGATTTTATCCCGACGACATTAACTGAAGTAGTTACCTTACTTTTTAAACACGACAACTCGATTACCTGGTCATGA
- a CDS encoding TusE/DsrC/DsvC family sulfur relay protein — protein MTITYNNQNIATDKQGYLLDFTQWNEDIAALLAESDDIELLEAHWEVIRFVRDFYLTYNTSPAIRALTKAMKAEFGEEKASSRYLYRLFKEGPAKQATKYAGLPKPARCI, from the coding sequence ATGACAATAACTTATAACAACCAAAATATAGCCACCGACAAGCAAGGCTATTTGCTTGATTTTACGCAATGGAATGAAGACATTGCAGCTCTGTTAGCTGAATCTGATGACATTGAACTGTTAGAAGCTCATTGGGAAGTTATTCGCTTTGTTAGAGACTTCTACTTAACTTATAACACTTCTCCTGCGATACGCGCTTTAACTAAAGCTATGAAAGCTGAGTTTGGCGAAGAAAAAGCCAGTAGCCGATATTTATATCGTTTATTTAAAGAAGGCCCAGCCAAACAAGCAACCAAATATGCGGGTTTACCGAAACCTGCTAGATGTATTTAA
- a CDS encoding glyceraldehyde-3-phosphate dehydrogenase, with amino-acid sequence MTSHLEEQYQTSWQERQTFAENMQPITGQLFRNKGIEISIYGRPLVNASAIDIIKAHRSVALHEENKLRLRESFPFLQALAKMELAPARIDVGKLAYRYLFKGEANGLSIEQFLEKELATIVAKGNDVQETKDVVLYGFGRIGRLLARLLIERAGPNAKLNLRAIVIRPGKEDDLEKRASLLRRDSVHGAFNGSITIDKENNVIKANGAFIKIIYAKSPSEIDYTAYGINDALVVDNTGIWSDEEGLGQHLQSKGVAKVLLTAPAKGDIKNIVFGVNDDMILADDKIISAASCTTNAITPVLKALNDEFGIRNGHVETVHSYTNDQNLIDNYHPAPRRGRSAPLNMVISTTGAAKAVAKALPELKGLLTGNAIRVPTPNVSMAIMNLNLKKETDKAALNDYLRKISLNSKLQNQVDYTASTEIVSTDLVGSRYAGVVDSQATIVDGDRAVLYVWYDNEFGYSCQVVRVMLAMADINVPTLPVN; translated from the coding sequence ATGACTTCTCATCTTGAGGAACAATACCAAACTAGTTGGCAAGAGCGCCAAACATTCGCTGAAAACATGCAGCCGATCACAGGACAATTATTTAGAAATAAAGGAATTGAAATTTCTATTTATGGTCGTCCACTAGTTAATGCTTCTGCTATCGACATTATTAAAGCTCACAGATCTGTGGCATTACACGAAGAAAACAAGTTGCGTTTACGCGAAAGTTTCCCATTTTTACAAGCGTTAGCCAAAATGGAATTAGCGCCTGCACGAATTGATGTAGGTAAATTAGCCTATCGTTACTTATTCAAGGGTGAAGCTAATGGCTTATCAATTGAACAGTTTTTAGAGAAAGAGCTGGCAACTATTGTTGCAAAGGGTAATGACGTACAAGAAACTAAAGACGTTGTACTGTATGGTTTTGGTCGTATTGGTCGTTTGCTTGCACGTTTACTTATTGAACGCGCAGGACCAAATGCTAAGTTAAATTTACGTGCGATTGTTATTCGTCCAGGTAAAGAAGATGATCTAGAAAAGCGTGCAAGTTTACTTCGTCGTGATTCTGTTCATGGTGCTTTTAATGGCAGCATTACTATTGATAAAGAAAATAACGTTATTAAAGCTAACGGCGCATTCATAAAAATTATTTATGCTAAATCACCATCTGAAATTGATTACACTGCATACGGCATCAATGATGCTTTAGTTGTTGATAATACGGGTATCTGGAGTGATGAAGAAGGCTTAGGTCAACATCTTCAATCAAAAGGTGTTGCTAAGGTGTTATTAACAGCACCAGCGAAAGGCGATATCAAAAATATCGTATTCGGTGTTAACGACGATATGATTTTAGCGGACGATAAAATTATCTCTGCAGCAAGTTGTACTACTAACGCGATAACACCTGTACTTAAAGCATTAAATGATGAGTTTGGTATTCGCAACGGTCATGTTGAAACTGTGCATTCATATACTAACGATCAAAACTTAATTGATAACTACCATCCAGCTCCTCGTCGTGGTCGCAGTGCTCCATTAAATATGGTTATCAGTACTACTGGCGCAGCTAAAGCGGTTGCAAAAGCATTACCAGAGTTAAAAGGTTTATTAACAGGAAATGCTATTCGAGTTCCTACGCCAAATGTTTCAATGGCTATTATGAATCTCAACTTGAAAAAAGAGACTGACAAAGCGGCATTGAATGATTACTTACGTAAGATTTCTTTGAACTCTAAATTACAAAATCAAGTTGACTACACTGCTTCTACAGAAATAGTTTCAACTGATTTAGTGGGTTCTCGTTACGCAGGTGTTGTTGACTCTCAAGCGACTATTGTGGATGGTGACCGTGCCGTGCTTTACGTTTGGTATGATAATGAATTTGGTTACAGCTGTCAGGTTGTGCGCGTAATGCTAGCAATGGCTGATATTAACGTACCAACATTACCGGTTAACTAA
- the gndA gene encoding NADP-dependent phosphogluconate dehydrogenase, which yields MIKNNSVCDIGFIGLGVMGKNLVLNLADNGYSIAAFDLDISKVEDVIAQDKAESGLSTARVVGCTSYTELLSRLKPPHLIVLSVPAGAPVDQVCENLIGAGIQPDDIVIDTGNSLWVDTVAREKKYKNNFILFSSAVSGGEVGARFGPALMPSGSPYAWTRIKPIWQAIAAKVDAKTGKPIERTKPGEIVTEGEPCAAYIGPAGAGHYVKMVHNGIEYADMQIICEAYQMMRDGLGLNSDEIADIFALWNKGPLESYLMEISVEVLRHRVGEAETPLVDLILDKAGQKGTGLWTAVSSLELGTPAPTIAQAVYARSISSFKDLRVKASTILAGPEITVLNATEKEAFIEQLHGAIYSAKICAYAQGFQLMKLAEKEHNWQLNFSSIAKIWRAGCIIRAAFLQSITDAFERNPDLDNLLLDDFFAEQLSKHQINWRKSVANSALMGIPTGAISSSLSYYDSIRCAVLPANLLQAQRDFFGAHTFERIDVNTGKKYHVNWSSESRNIVEIG from the coding sequence ATGATAAAGAACAACAGCGTATGTGATATTGGTTTTATAGGTTTAGGCGTTATGGGAAAAAATTTAGTGCTTAACTTAGCCGATAATGGTTACAGTATTGCCGCTTTTGATCTTGATATTAGTAAAGTTGAAGATGTTATTGCCCAAGATAAAGCAGAAAGTGGCTTATCTACAGCCCGTGTTGTTGGCTGTACTTCTTATACCGAATTATTGTCACGCTTAAAACCTCCACATCTTATAGTACTGTCAGTACCTGCTGGTGCGCCAGTTGATCAAGTTTGTGAAAACCTGATCGGTGCGGGTATTCAACCTGACGACATCGTAATTGATACTGGCAATAGCTTATGGGTAGATACCGTTGCACGTGAAAAGAAATATAAGAATAACTTTATTTTATTTTCTTCGGCTGTTTCAGGTGGAGAAGTAGGCGCAAGATTTGGTCCTGCGTTGATGCCTAGTGGCTCTCCTTATGCTTGGACGAGAATTAAGCCTATTTGGCAAGCTATAGCGGCGAAGGTGGATGCTAAAACAGGTAAACCGATAGAGCGAACAAAACCAGGTGAAATAGTTACAGAAGGTGAGCCTTGTGCAGCTTACATTGGTCCAGCAGGTGCTGGGCATTACGTGAAAATGGTACATAACGGTATTGAATACGCTGATATGCAAATTATCTGTGAAGCATATCAAATGATGCGAGATGGCTTAGGGCTAAACAGCGATGAAATTGCAGATATTTTTGCGCTGTGGAATAAAGGACCTTTAGAAAGTTACCTAATGGAAATATCTGTAGAAGTTTTACGTCACCGTGTGGGCGAAGCAGAAACTCCTTTAGTTGATTTAATTCTAGATAAAGCGGGTCAAAAGGGCACTGGATTGTGGACTGCTGTCAGTAGTTTAGAACTTGGAACTCCGGCACCCACAATAGCTCAGGCAGTTTATGCACGTTCAATTTCATCTTTTAAAGATTTACGTGTAAAAGCTTCAACTATTTTAGCAGGGCCAGAAATAACCGTTTTAAATGCTACCGAAAAGGAAGCATTTATTGAACAGTTGCATGGTGCGATTTACAGTGCAAAAATTTGTGCTTATGCACAAGGGTTTCAATTAATGAAACTTGCTGAAAAAGAACATAATTGGCAGTTAAATTTTTCAAGTATTGCTAAAATTTGGCGTGCTGGTTGCATTATTAGAGCAGCCTTTTTACAGTCAATAACAGATGCATTCGAACGTAACCCTGATTTAGACAACCTATTACTCGATGATTTCTTTGCTGAGCAATTAAGTAAACATCAAATAAACTGGCGTAAATCTGTTGCTAACTCAGCACTTATGGGGATTCCAACAGGCGCGATATCATCATCGTTATCTTATTACGACTCTATACGTTGTGCTGTGTTACCCGCAAATTTATTACAAGCTCAACGTGATTTCTTTGGTGCTCATACGTTTGAGAGAATTGATGTCAATACAGGGAAAAAATATCACGTTAACTGGTCAAGCGAATCACGTAATATAGTAGAAATTGGTTAA
- the gap gene encoding type I glyceraldehyde-3-phosphate dehydrogenase, giving the protein MTIKVGINGFGRIGRFVFREAFARADVEIVAINDLIDVDYIAYMLKYDSTHGRFNGTVDVVDGHLVVNGKNVRVTAERNPLNLKWDDVDVDVVVESTGLFLTDESARKHITAGAKKVVLSAPSKDDTPMFVMGVNHTEYTGQDIVSNASCTTNCLAPIAKVLNDNWGIKDGLMTTVHATTATQKTVDSPSAKDWRGGRGAGQNIIPSSTGAAKAVGKVIPELNGKLTGMAFRVPTPNVSVVDLTVNLEKPASYKEICAAMKAASEGKLKGILGYTEDAVVSNDFIGERCTSVFDAEAGIALTDTFVKVVSWYDNEIGYSNKILDLATFISK; this is encoded by the coding sequence ATGACAATTAAAGTAGGGATCAACGGGTTTGGTCGTATTGGTAGATTCGTATTTAGAGAAGCATTTGCCAGAGCAGATGTTGAAATAGTCGCAATTAATGATTTAATCGATGTAGATTATATTGCCTATATGCTTAAGTATGACTCTACACACGGTCGTTTCAACGGTACTGTTGACGTCGTTGATGGTCATTTAGTGGTAAACGGTAAAAATGTCCGAGTGACAGCCGAACGCAATCCGCTTAATTTAAAGTGGGATGACGTTGATGTCGATGTTGTTGTCGAATCAACAGGTTTATTTTTAACAGATGAATCAGCGCGTAAACATATAACAGCTGGTGCAAAAAAAGTTGTTCTTTCTGCTCCGTCTAAAGACGATACACCAATGTTTGTTATGGGTGTTAACCATACTGAATATACTGGACAAGACATTGTTTCAAATGCTTCTTGTACGACCAACTGTTTAGCGCCAATTGCTAAAGTGTTAAATGATAACTGGGGCATTAAAGATGGTTTAATGACCACAGTTCATGCCACTACAGCGACTCAAAAAACCGTTGATAGCCCTTCTGCAAAAGATTGGCGTGGTGGTCGTGGTGCAGGACAAAACATTATACCTTCATCAACTGGTGCTGCTAAAGCCGTAGGCAAAGTAATTCCTGAGTTAAACGGTAAGTTAACAGGTATGGCATTTCGTGTTCCTACACCGAATGTGTCTGTTGTAGACTTAACCGTAAACCTTGAAAAACCAGCAAGTTACAAAGAAATATGTGCGGCAATGAAAGCGGCTTCAGAAGGCAAGTTAAAAGGCATTTTAGGTTACACTGAAGATGCTGTTGTTTCTAACGACTTTATTGGCGAAAGATGCACATCAGTTTTTGATGCTGAAGCTGGTATTGCACTGACCGATACCTTTGTTAAAGTTGTTTCTTGGTATGATAATGAAATTGGCTACTCAAATAAAATTTTAGACTTGGCAACTTTTATATCAAAATAA
- a CDS encoding bifunctional 4-hydroxy-2-oxoglutarate aldolase/2-dehydro-3-deoxy-phosphogluconate aldolase yields the protein MTLPNKWQIQPSELFAMGPIVPVLVIKDVKDALPIAEALLAADVKVLEVTLRTPAALEVISIIAKHLPEAIIGAGTVTNRELLQQSYDAGAKFAISPGLTKDLLQAGKEGNLALIPGISSISELMDGIDLGYDHLKFFPAEASGGVKALQSIGGPFPDIKFCPTGGININNIRDYLALPNVVCCGGSWLVSDEIVKQGNWQEITRLAKQALEHVK from the coding sequence ATGACTTTACCAAATAAATGGCAAATTCAGCCATCAGAACTATTTGCAATGGGCCCTATAGTTCCCGTTTTAGTGATAAAAGATGTTAAAGATGCGTTACCCATTGCAGAAGCATTGTTAGCTGCTGATGTAAAAGTATTAGAAGTTACATTGCGAACTCCTGCAGCTTTAGAAGTGATCAGCATCATTGCTAAACATTTACCTGAAGCCATTATTGGTGCAGGAACCGTTACCAATCGTGAATTACTACAACAGTCTTACGATGCAGGGGCAAAGTTTGCAATCAGCCCTGGTTTAACAAAAGATTTATTACAAGCCGGTAAAGAAGGTAACTTAGCCTTAATCCCTGGTATTTCATCAATATCAGAATTAATGGATGGCATAGACTTAGGTTATGATCACCTTAAATTCTTTCCAGCAGAAGCTTCTGGTGGTGTTAAGGCCCTTCAATCAATCGGTGGCCCATTTCCAGATATTAAATTCTGCCCAACAGGCGGCATTAACATTAATAATATTAGAGATTACTTAGCATTGCCCAATGTAGTTTGCTGTGGCGGCTCTTGGTTAGTGTCTGATGAGATTGTTAAACAAGGTAATTGGCAAGAAATTACGCGTTTAGCTAAACAAGCGCTAGAACACGTAAAGTAG
- a CDS encoding glucokinase: protein MPHNEINIIADIGGTNMRVALIDAQGEIADITIYACADHESLAFVLTDFMTRHQLMGKTINACLAIACPVDKDLIVMTNLPWQFSQSQLKAQLKLNELVLINDFTAIAHSIPHLGADQKVQIGEGNVIANKPISICGAGTGLGVANLISIDSCWHSLSGEGGHVDFAPVDEQEIAILQFLSKKYARVSSEQLLSGLGIEQIYQALSFVKNGEATMLSAKDIAGKALSGECTLCVETLAQFCRILGSFAGNLALTLGSYGGVYIAGGIVPRFVDFFADSEFRKRFEAKGRLSSFNQPIPTFVVTEEQPGLLGAAAYLDQFMSEKSKANYTNQTTNTTRY from the coding sequence ATGCCGCACAATGAAATTAATATTATTGCTGATATTGGTGGAACTAATATGCGTGTCGCTTTAATCGATGCTCAAGGTGAAATTGCCGATATTACCATCTATGCATGTGCAGATCATGAGAGCTTAGCGTTTGTATTAACAGACTTTATGACTCGACATCAGTTAATGGGCAAAACAATAAATGCTTGTTTGGCTATTGCTTGCCCAGTAGATAAAGATCTCATTGTGATGACTAATTTGCCTTGGCAGTTTTCACAATCGCAATTAAAAGCGCAATTAAAGTTAAATGAGCTAGTGCTCATTAATGACTTTACTGCCATTGCTCATTCAATACCGCATTTGGGCGCTGATCAAAAAGTGCAAATAGGTGAGGGTAATGTTATTGCCAATAAACCTATTTCTATTTGTGGTGCAGGCACAGGTTTAGGTGTTGCAAATTTAATCTCTATTGATTCTTGCTGGCACAGTTTAAGCGGTGAGGGTGGACATGTAGATTTTGCTCCTGTCGATGAACAAGAGATTGCTATATTACAGTTCCTTTCTAAAAAATATGCACGTGTTTCCAGCGAGCAGTTATTGTCAGGGCTAGGTATTGAACAAATTTATCAAGCGTTGAGCTTTGTAAAAAATGGCGAAGCTACCATGTTGTCTGCAAAAGACATAGCAGGAAAAGCATTATCGGGTGAGTGCACCTTATGTGTTGAAACCCTTGCACAATTTTGTCGTATTCTTGGTAGTTTTGCGGGTAACTTAGCGTTAACACTGGGTAGCTACGGCGGCGTTTATATCGCTGGTGGTATTGTACCTCGATTTGTCGACTTTTTTGCCGACAGTGAATTTAGAAAAAGATTTGAGGCAAAAGGCCGATTATCAAGTTTTAATCAACCTATTCCAACTTTTGTCGTTACCGAAGAACAACCTGGTTTACTTGGAGCAGCAGCGTATCTTGATCAATTTATGTCAGAAAAAAGTAAAGCCAATTACACAAACCAAACAACTAACACTACTAGGTATTAA
- the edd gene encoding phosphogluconate dehydratase codes for MNKNIVQITNRIIDRSKASRAAYLEKIAGEKSTTVHRASLSCGNLAHGFAACGSDDKATLRGVNHSDVAIVSAYNDMLSAHQPYQTYPEIIKAAVKETGGVAQFAGGVPAMCDGVTQGQPGMDLSLMSRDVIAMSTAVALSHNMFDGALMLGICDKIVPGLLIASMTFGHLPTVFVPAGPMPSGLPNKDKARVRQQFAKGEVGEEELLEAESASYHSAGTCTFFGTANSNQLVVEVMGLHLPGASFIAPNTQLREELTKAAARQVTRLTQQSGNYMPIGKMVDERSIVNAIVALLATGGSTNLTMHIIAFAKAAGIIINFQDFNDLSDAVPLLTRIYPNGHADINQFQEAGGMALLFKELIDAGLVHEDVETICGRGLTRYTQRPVLEDGKLLWIDGATSSGDDEIIATVAKPFSSHGGLQVMKGNLGISVLKTSSLREGSFVIKAPAVVFEDQHELDIAFNAGELEKDFIAVVRFQGPKARGMPELHKLTPPLGVLQDKGYKVALVTDGRMSGASGKVPAAIHLCPEALDGGLISKIKTGDMILLDGETGELTLLVEESELANRENAIFHVNGHHQGMGRELFGFMRRNLSSAETGACSLFDENFQGGL; via the coding sequence ATGAACAAAAATATAGTACAGATCACAAACCGTATCATTGACCGCAGTAAAGCGAGTCGTGCAGCTTATCTTGAAAAAATAGCAGGTGAAAAGTCTACAACTGTACATCGTGCAAGTTTATCTTGTGGCAACTTAGCTCATGGCTTTGCCGCTTGTGGTAGTGATGACAAAGCGACATTGCGTGGTGTTAATCACTCAGATGTTGCTATTGTTTCAGCCTATAACGATATGCTTTCAGCACATCAGCCATACCAAACTTACCCTGAAATTATTAAAGCAGCGGTAAAAGAAACTGGTGGTGTTGCGCAATTCGCTGGTGGTGTGCCTGCGATGTGTGATGGTGTGACTCAAGGTCAACCAGGCATGGATTTAAGCTTAATGAGCCGTGATGTTATTGCCATGTCAACTGCTGTAGCGTTGTCGCATAACATGTTTGACGGTGCCTTAATGTTAGGTATTTGCGATAAAATAGTACCTGGCTTATTGATCGCCAGTATGACATTTGGTCATTTACCTACCGTTTTTGTACCTGCGGGTCCAATGCCTTCAGGCTTACCTAACAAAGATAAAGCTCGTGTTCGTCAGCAGTTTGCTAAAGGTGAAGTGGGCGAAGAAGAATTACTAGAAGCTGAATCAGCGTCTTATCACAGTGCTGGTACTTGTACTTTCTTCGGTACAGCAAACTCAAACCAATTAGTGGTTGAGGTGATGGGTTTACATTTACCTGGCGCATCTTTTATCGCTCCTAATACCCAATTGCGTGAAGAATTGACTAAAGCTGCTGCACGCCAAGTAACGCGTTTAACTCAGCAATCAGGCAATTATATGCCAATCGGTAAAATGGTTGATGAACGTTCAATCGTTAACGCTATTGTTGCTTTATTAGCAACTGGTGGTTCAACCAACTTAACTATGCACATTATTGCCTTCGCAAAAGCCGCAGGTATTATCATTAATTTCCAAGATTTTAATGACTTATCTGACGCTGTGCCATTATTAACTCGTATTTATCCTAATGGTCATGCAGATATTAATCAATTTCAAGAAGCGGGTGGCATGGCATTGCTATTCAAAGAATTGATTGACGCTGGTTTGGTACATGAAGATGTTGAAACTATATGTGGACGCGGATTAACCCGATATACCCAACGTCCAGTATTAGAAGATGGCAAGTTATTGTGGATCGACGGAGCGACAAGTTCTGGCGATGACGAAATAATTGCCACTGTTGCCAAACCTTTCAGTAGTCATGGTGGTTTGCAAGTTATGAAAGGCAACTTAGGTATTTCAGTGCTGAAAACTTCATCACTTCGTGAAGGTAGCTTTGTTATTAAAGCACCTGCAGTTGTATTTGAAGACCAACATGAACTAGATATCGCTTTTAACGCCGGCGAATTAGAAAAAGACTTTATTGCTGTTGTTCGCTTTCAAGGACCTAAAGCACGTGGTATGCCTGAGCTACACAAATTAACGCCACCATTAGGTGTTTTACAAGACAAAGGCTACAAAGTTGCACTAGTTACCGACGGCAGAATGTCAGGTGCTTCTGGTAAAGTTCCTGCAGCTATTCATTTATGTCCTGAGGCTTTAGATGGCGGTTTAATTTCAAAAATTAAAACTGGCGATATGATCTTACTTGATGGCGAAACTGGCGAGTTAACATTATTAGTTGAAGAAAGTGAACTAGCTAACCGTGAAAATGCTATTTTTCACGTCAATGGTCATCACCAAGGCATGGGGCGCGAACTATTTGGCTTTATGCGTCGTAACTTAAGCTCTGCTGAGACGGGTGCTTGTTCACTATTTGATGAGAATTTTCAAGGCGGACTATAA
- the pgl gene encoding 6-phosphogluconolactonase — MYQINEFEQRELLDVALADKVAAILTAAVESRGKASIAVSGGSTPKGFFQALSKKKLAWQAITITLADERWVDITSSDSNTKLVHENLLQNEAVNANFFHLKQGDSLNTEILADLNLAANQQLLPLDVLILGMGEDGHTASLFPCSDEITQCLATDSAALIKVTPKSAPYQRISFSFAALSQSKNTFLHISGASKKQVLATAIAGQECREMPIRAFLQAPDVNTQVYWAL, encoded by the coding sequence ATGTACCAAATTAACGAATTCGAGCAACGTGAATTATTAGATGTGGCTCTGGCTGATAAAGTTGCAGCCATACTGACTGCTGCTGTTGAATCTAGAGGAAAAGCGAGTATCGCTGTTTCTGGAGGCTCAACCCCAAAAGGATTTTTTCAAGCATTATCTAAGAAAAAATTAGCGTGGCAAGCTATCACCATCACTTTAGCAGATGAACGTTGGGTGGACATTACTTCAAGTGATAGCAACACCAAGCTAGTACATGAAAACCTATTACAAAATGAAGCCGTAAACGCCAATTTTTTTCATCTTAAACAGGGCGACAGTTTAAATACCGAAATTTTAGCAGATTTGAACTTAGCAGCTAATCAACAGTTACTGCCTTTAGATGTGCTTATCCTCGGTATGGGTGAAGATGGCCACACAGCCTCGTTATTTCCTTGTAGTGATGAAATAACCCAGTGCCTTGCAACTGATAGTGCAGCACTGATAAAAGTTACACCAAAATCAGCGCCTTATCAGCGTATTAGTTTTAGTTTTGCCGCATTATCGCAAAGCAAAAATACATTTTTACATATAAGCGGTGCAAGTAAGAAGCAAGTGTTAGCAACAGCTATTGCAGGACAAGAATGTCGAGAAATGCCGATCAGAGCATTTTTACAAGCACCAGACGTTAATACACAAGTTTATTGGGCACTTTAA